TTCAGCAAGGAGACGATCGCAGACGTCGCCTCGATCGCGAGCTATCGCAAATGGAATGCGGGCACCGTACTGTTCCAGCGTGGCGACGAAGGCAGCTACCTCATCGTCGTCGTTTCCGGCCGCATCAAGATCTCGCTGATCACCCCGCAGGGCAAGGAACTGACGCTGCGCCACCTGGAGGCGGGCTCGATCTTCGGCGAAATGGCAATCCTCGACGGCCAGCCGCGATCGGCCGACGCCACGGCCATGACAGGAACTGAAGGCTACGTCATCAGCAAGCGCGATTTCCTTGAGGTATTGGCGCGCAATCCGCAGGCCTATCAGGCCATCATCCACTATCTTTGCACCAAGCTGCGCGAAACGACGGAGCAACTAGAAACCATTGCGCTCTACGACCTCGACGCACGTGTGGCCCGCTTCTTCCTGGCGACGCTTCGCAACATCCACGGAAGCGAGCTGCCGGAAAGCGCCAACCTGCAGCTTTCGCTGAGCCAGGCGGAGATCGCCAGCATCGTCGGCGCAAGCCGGCCGAAGATCAACCGATCCATCCTGACGCTCGAGGAGGCAGGAGCGATCCGTCGTACGGACGGCATCATCTTCTGCCATATCGGCCGGCTACTCGGCATTGCCGAGCCGCTAGACGAGTAGCAACCTTGGCCCTTGAATTCCGACCGATCCGCGCCAAGCCGCTTTTCGCCGGAATTCTGACAAGCCTGCTCGGTGCCCTGCTGATCCTCACGCTGGCG
This portion of the Rhizobium sp. ARZ01 genome encodes:
- a CDS encoding Crp/Fnr family transcriptional regulator, which gives rise to MNEISRSPAFWRSFPIFEGFSKETIADVASIASYRKWNAGTVLFQRGDEGSYLIVVVSGRIKISLITPQGKELTLRHLEAGSIFGEMAILDGQPRSADATAMTGTEGYVISKRDFLEVLARNPQAYQAIIHYLCTKLRETTEQLETIALYDLDARVARFFLATLRNIHGSELPESANLQLSLSQAEIASIVGASRPKINRSILTLEEAGAIRRTDGIIFCHIGRLLGIAEPLDE